In Vitis vinifera cultivar Pinot Noir 40024 chromosome 17, ASM3070453v1, one genomic interval encodes:
- the LOC100253535 gene encoding (-)-isopiperitenol/(-)-carveol dehydrogenase, mitochondrial-like gives MTDQTPFKMKLEGKVAIITGGASGIGEATARRFAEHGARAVVIADIQDEQGQRVAESIGLHRCRYIHCNVTDEQQIKDLVESTVQMYGQLDIMFSNAGISGGDQPILDLDLSAYDASSAVNARGMAACVKHAACAMVKGGVKGSIVCTGSILASGGPVKFTDYAMAKSAILGLVKSASRQLGAYGIRVNSVSPGGVATPLLCKTLQMGAEELETLLDKYKCLQGKGPMKEKNVADVVSFLASEESAFVTGHDLIVDGGHPH, from the coding sequence atgacagaTCAGACGCCATTCAAAATGAAGCTGGAGGGTAAAGTGGCGATCATAACCGGCGGTGCAAGCGGTATCGGCGAGGCGACGGCGCGTCGCTTTGCGGAGCATGGCGCACGCGCTGTCGTGATTGCTGACATTCAAGACGAGCAGGGCCAGCGAGTGGCCGAATCGATTGGGTTACATCGCTGCAGGTACATCCACTGTAACGTCACTGACGAGCAGCAGATCAAGGACCTGGTGGAATCAACGGTCCAGATGTATGGGCAACTGGATATCATGTTCAGCAATGCCGGGATAAGTGGAGGGGACCAGCCCATACTCGACCTGGACCTGTCAGCTTACGACGCGTCGTCAGCAGTGAACGCACGGGGCATGGCGGCGTGCGTGAAGCACGCGGCGTGTGCGATGGTGAAGGGTGGGGTGAAAGGGAGCATAGTGTGCACTGGGAGCATACTCGCTTCGGGGGGGCCCGTGAAATTCACGGACTATGCAATGGCGAAGAGCGCAATATTAGGGCTGGTGAAGTCGGCGAGCAGGCAGCTGGGCGCGTACGGAATAAGGGTGAACAGCGTGTCGCCGGGGGGCGTGGCGACGCCGCTGTTGTGCAAAACGCTCCAGATGGGCGCAGAGGAGTTGGAAACTCTACTGGATAAGTACAAGTGCTTGCAAGGAAAAGGGCCAATGAAAGAGAAAAACGTGGCGGATGTTGTGTCGTTCCTTGCTTCAGAGGAGTCAGCCTTCGTCACTGGACATGACTTGATCGTGGACGGTGGCCACCCACACTGA